The Ignicoccus islandicus DSM 13165 sequence TTCCCTATTGGGACTCTACTGGTCACGGCAACGGTATAGCCCTCGTAAGCGGAGGCGAGCTTTCTATTCCCTATTGGGACTCTACAAATGGATCGAGAATGATCCAGAAAGGTTCGAGAACTTCTACTCTTTCTATTCCCTATTGGGACTCTACGGGCGTCATAGTCACCACTCCTTCCAGCAATGGGTGAAACTTTCTATTCCCTATTGGGACTCTACCGGGTTCGAATCCCGCCCCCGGCGCCACTCAGGTGATTATAACTTTCTATTCCCTATTGGGACTCTACGCGGGATGGAGTTAAGAGAAAAAATCAAATGGTTTGCATCCTTTCTATTCCCTATTGGGACTCTACTTTGATGCACTTGTTGAAAGGTTTGCAGAACGAGATCTTCAACTTTCTATTCCCTATTGGGACTCTACTAAGCTAAACGCACCGGTACGTTTATGAACGCTCTCTTCAAGCTTTCTATTCCCTATTGGGACTCTACGGAAGATAGGAACTGCCAAACCGAGCTTCGTTGATTCTTCTTTCTATTCCCTATTGGGACTCTACTCGATGCTGAGCATTTAGTCAATTTCGTTGAAAATCTTTCTATTCCCTATTGGGACTCTACTTGATTGATCGAGAATTAATGTAAGAGCGCGATATTGGGGCTTTCTATTCCCTATTGGGACTCTACCGTTGCCCTCCTATTTAAACAACCTCTTTCTTACCTTTTAACCCTTTCCCCTTCATCTGCCTTTCCACATTCATACCTTTCCACTTCGAATATCAACCCATTTGGTTGTCCAATATATGCATGTATGTGCTTGTATAAGGTAAGCTGGAGTAGAAATCCCCATAATCATCGAAGTTCCCATGATCGCTTATTAACCCCTCTAAGCTCCTTCTCATTGTAAAGATCGATCTTGAAAGGACCTTGTACTGATGGTCTGAGCTCAAGAGTGGTAAATTGCCTTTGTTTTTGCAAATACGATGTTGAATGATTGGGTTTAAATTGAATTGAGCATTAGGAAGTCTGGTAGAAACTGAAGGTGCTTAAAGAGACCATTAATTCTTTTCGTAAATGATTAAGGTTGAAGGAATGAGGGAATTAATTGTAAGTAAATGGAAAAACGAATTTGGACAGGAGGCGGAGATGAAGATTCACCATGGGATGGTGAATAGAGTTTTCACCATCCAATGGTGAAATCGTTTGTTCAATCATTTGCATCATTTAGTGTATCGATTTTCCAATTCAGATTAATTAGAATAATCATTTACTAAAACTTGATAATTAAGTATATATCTTAAAGATCCTTATTGAACCTATTCTATTCTCATCTCTATTAATTAGTACGATCTAGAGTAATACCCTATGGTGATGCTTCTCTCGTGCTTCCGCGCTCCGTGTGGGACGAGTTACGGGCCTCCGCCGGAGAGGCGATGGTGACTGTTAGAGGCTGGGATTGGTCGCTCTTGCAAAATAGGGCGCCCGTTAAACCTACAGTTAGCGAAGTTACTTCGCCGTGTCCAACTAAGAGAGATAGTTACCTTAGGAGAGTATTGGGAGCGAGGCCATCGTCACCCTTACTGGAGAAAGGAAAGATGGTTCACGAGGCATTTATGTCTCCATTTAGAGGCGAGGAAAGGGAGTTCAAGGAGGAACTCCTCAAGAAGGTTCACGAAGAAGCGAAGCTCAGGAAGGCCATAGCGGACGAAGAGGGAATACCTTACAAGGTCGAATCGAAATTACCAGGATCCGTAATAGGACTCTCAACTATAGTTAAACCTGACTTCCTAGTAGGCTTCATGCCGGTCGAACTAGTGTACGGATGGAATGGTAACGTAGAGAGGAAGAAGTTGGCTTTGGCAGCTTATGCATTAGTGATAGAGGCTTGGACTGGACTCCCAATCGATGCTGGCGTTGTAATCAACGTTAACGATCAAGGGATCAAGTACGTACTCGTTAGGATAGGTGACTACTACAGAAGGAAGTTCTTAGAAGAGAGGGACTACTTAGCATCGATACTTTCAAGGAAAGAAGATCCCGGAAGGGCCGAGAGCTGTCCCAATTACTGCCCCTTTGCAGAGGTGTGTAAGCAATGAACTTGTTGGTGTTATCCGAACCTGGGAAAGTTGTAAGGAAGGACGGAGGCATAGCCTTCGTAGGATTGGACGGGAAAGTAGAATACCTTGGAAACAACTACGACGTTATAGTGATCGCGAGCTCTAAGATATCCGTTACCTCGGCCGCCATGCGAATTATAGGCAAATGGAACGTAGACTTAATGGTTTTAGATTGGAACGGCGAACCAGTGCTTAGGTCTTCGTCTCCCATACCCAATAAGAGCGCTATGACGAGGCTCAAGCAATACGAAGTTATATTAAAAGGGAACGGCTTGAAATACGCTAAACCGATAATAAAGAGGAAGATAGTTGAACAAGGCAGGACCCTCAGATACGTAGCTAAGAGTAAGAGGTCCAAGTGGTTGATCGATGAGAGTTACATCCTAGAGAAGTACGTTACTGACGTGGATAAGGCTAGGGATGCTGAAGAGCTAAGGTCCCTTGAAGCTCTAGCTGCGAGGCTCTATTGGAGCCTGTTGGCTCAAGTAATAGAAGGATTCGAGGGGAGGGATCACGAAGGTAGGGATGCAATTAACGCGTCCCTGAACTACCTCTACGGGATTCTATATTCGAAGTGCTTCAAAGCCTTAACTATAACCGGTCTAGATCCATACGCCGGCTTATTTCACGCAATAAAGAGCGGTAACAAGTCTTTGGTATACGACTTCAGCGAACAGTTCAAACCAGTCTATGATAAGAGGCTGTTCGGTAAGCTGCGGGAACTCAAACCGAAGTTCGAGGGAGGCACGCTAGCGTATGAGACTAGGAAGAAGATAGGCGAGATCGTCAATGAGTACATGGACAACGAGATACTCACGGAGGCGTGGAACTTGGTAACCTCCATCAGGAACGCCCAACCCTACGTACCGGGGTGGAGAGCTTGATGGTTCTAGTGGCGTACGATATAAGGAACGATTCCTTTAGAACTAAGGCCATGAAGAGGTTACTGGCCATGGGCTTTCAAAGGCTTCAGAAGAGCGTCTACTTCAAGAAGGGAGGAAGAGGCGATGCTCTAGACGCGTTTAGAGCGATAAAGAAATACGTAAAGGATGAAACCGACAAGATCTTCGTAGTAACGTTATCTGATAAGGAATTTAGGGAGGCGCTCGTGCTTGAAGGCGTGGT is a genomic window containing:
- the cas4a gene encoding type I-A CRISPR-associated protein Cas4/Csa1, with the protein product MVTVRGWDWSLLQNRAPVKPTVSEVTSPCPTKRDSYLRRVLGARPSSPLLEKGKMVHEAFMSPFRGEEREFKEELLKKVHEEAKLRKAIADEEGIPYKVESKLPGSVIGLSTIVKPDFLVGFMPVELVYGWNGNVERKKLALAAYALVIEAWTGLPIDAGVVINVNDQGIKYVLVRIGDYYRRKFLEERDYLASILSRKEDPGRAESCPNYCPFAEVCKQ
- the cas1 gene encoding CRISPR-associated endonuclease Cas1 → MNLLVLSEPGKVVRKDGGIAFVGLDGKVEYLGNNYDVIVIASSKISVTSAAMRIIGKWNVDLMVLDWNGEPVLRSSSPIPNKSAMTRLKQYEVILKGNGLKYAKPIIKRKIVEQGRTLRYVAKSKRSKWLIDESYILEKYVTDVDKARDAEELRSLEALAARLYWSLLAQVIEGFEGRDHEGRDAINASLNYLYGILYSKCFKALTITGLDPYAGLFHAIKSGNKSLVYDFSEQFKPVYDKRLFGKLRELKPKFEGGTLAYETRKKIGEIVNEYMDNEILTEAWNLVTSIRNAQPYVPGWRA
- the cas2 gene encoding CRISPR-associated endonuclease Cas2; amino-acid sequence: MVLVAYDIRNDSFRTKAMKRLLAMGFQRLQKSVYFKKGGRGDALDAFRAIKKYVKDETDKIFVVTLSDKEFREALVLEGVVG